From Bradyrhizobium sp. 4:
GCACGGCCAAGGACATCACATCGCAATACCTTGCGGTTTCCACCTCGGTCAGCGCCTTCGTCGCCAAGCCGGAGCCGAAGACCGCCGACGGCGTGACCGCCCGCATCAAATTCCTGGAGACCTTGCTGGTCTCGATCTATGCCAACGACCAGAAGATCACCGACCGCGTCACCGAGATCAGCAATCTCCTCAAGCAGTACCGCGCCTCCTTTTCGAAGCTGACCGAGAACGTGAAGGTCATCGTCAAGCTGAACGGCGACATGACCAAGACGGCCGCGTCCATTCTCAAGCTCTCGGGTGAGCTGCGGTCGGAGCTGACGGCGGATCAGCAGCGCATCGAGGTGAGCGCCAATGCCACCATCAGCGAGACCGAGCGGACGATGCTGATGATGGCGCTGGGCGGCCTCGCCATTGGCGCCGCGTTGGCCTGGATGCTGGGCAATGGCATTTCGCGTCCGATGATCGCGATGTGCAAGGCGATGCGCGAGCTTGCCGCGGGCAATTTCGACGTCGTGCTGCCGGGCCTGGGGCGCAAGGACGAGATCGGCGAGATGGCCGGCGCGGTCGAAGAATTCAAGGTGCAGGCCGTGGCCAAGGCCGAGCGCGACGCCGCCGCCAACGAGGCCCAGAACAAGGAAGCGAGCGCTGCTCGCCGTTCCGAGCTGATTCGTTTCGCCGACGATTTCGAGAGCGCGGTCGGCGCCATCGTCTCCAACGTCTCGGCTTCCGCCGTGCAGCTGGAATCGGCGGCCTCGACGCTGACCCGCACCGCCGAGACCACGCAGAGCCTGTCGAGCCAGGTCGCCGACGTCTCCGAGCAGGCCTCCAGCAACATGCAGTCGGTCGCGACCGCGACGGAAGAGCTCTCGGCTTCGGTCGAGGAGATCGGCCGCCAGGTCCGCGATTCCAGCCGCATTGCCGAAGCTGCCGTGGTGCAGGCCAAGGAGACCGATAACCGCATCGGCAAGCTCTCGCATGCCGCCCAGCAGATCGGCGAAGTGGTCAAGCTCATCACGGCGATCGCCGAGCAGACCAATCTTCTGGCGCTCAACGCGACCATCGAGGCGGCGCGCGCCGGTGAAGCCGGCCGCGGCTTTGCAGTGGTCGCCAGCGAAGTGAAGTCGCTCGCGAGCCAGACCGCGAAGGCCACCGACGAGATCTCCTCGCACATCACGGGCATGCAAGGCGCCACCGCCGAGTCGGTTGCGGCGATCAAGGAGATCGGCGCGACCATCGGCCAGATCTCGTCGATCTCGACGTCGATTGCGAGCGCAGTGGAGCAGCAAGGCGCAGCGACGCAGGAAATCGCGCGCAGCGTCCAGACCGTCGCGCAGGGCACTCAGACCGCCGCCACCGACATCGGCCAGGTCAACCGCGGCGCCGCCGAAACCGGCTCGGCCTCGGAAGAGGTGCTGCACTCGGCCAAGACACTGTCGTCCGAAAGCACCCGCCTGCGTGCCGAGCTCGACCGCTTCATGGGCAATATTCGGGCGGCGTAGGGGCATTCCCGCCAATGTCGTCCTGGCGACAGCCAGGACCCATTAGCCCAAGCAGCAGTTATCGGGCGAACTGCTCACTCCGAGTCATCGCCAAATTGCTCCCTGGGGTAATAGGTCCTGGATCGGCGCTGCGCTTGTCCAGGACGACGTGGCACTCACTCCCTCCCGAATGCCCGCTTCAGCTCCACCTTTGCCCGCTCCAGCCGCGTGCGCTGCGTCTGCGGCAGCGTCTTGCCGGCGCGGTTGATGTAGAACGTCAGCATCGACAGGGCCGAGCGGTAGGCGCCGGTCTTGCGGCGCGCGCTGTGCTCGGCCGAGCGCTTCAACGAGGTCGCGATCTTCTTCGCGCTGGTCAGCTTGAACACGCCTTGTTTGAGGTCGAGCGCGTCGCTCTCCTTCGTCACGCGCTGCGACCAGCGCTTCGGTGCGGCGCGTTTGGTGCTCTTGCGCGCCGCTGTTTTGCGAGAATGTGTCGTCTTTCTGACATGAGCCATGCGTCAACTCCTTGCGGCTCCAGCGAAAACCAGCGGCGCGAACGGTCGTTCCACGGGGAACCTGCCCTCGCCACAGACGTTGTGGCAGGTGGCAGGCGGAATGCCGCACCCCCTTGATCGGATCGCCCCCGTTCACGCCATGTGAACCGGGGCCATGTCCATTGGTCAGATGCAACAACGCGATGGAATTGCAGCGAAGCCCAGCGCCGAACGATGGACCTGTGGTCTCCACGGCGGCCGCGGCTGATCGCATTATCGAAACCAGCATTCCCGCACGACTTGACGCGCTGCCGTGGAGCGGCTTTCACACCCGCGTCGTGCTCGCGCTCGGCATCACCTGGATTCTGGATGGCCTCGAGGTGACGCTCGCCGGCGCGCTCTCCGGCGCGCTGAAGCAGAGTCCCACCCTGCATTTCTCCAATCTCGATCTCGGCGTTGCCAATTCCGCCTATCTCGCGGGTGCTGTGCTCGGCGCGCTCGGTTTTGGCTGGCTCACCGACCGCATCGGCCGCAAGAAGCTGTTCTTCATCACGCTCGCGCTCTATCTCTCGGCAACGGCCGCGACCGCTCTGTCATGGAATGTCGCGAGCTACGCGCTGTTTCGCTTCCTCACCGGTGCCGGCATCGGCGGCGAATACACCGCGATCAATTCCACCATCCAGGAACTGGTGCCGGCGCGCTATCGCGGCTGGACCGATCTCGTCATCAACGGCAGCTTCTGGATCGGTGCGGCCATGGGCGCTGTCGCGGCCATCGTGCTGCTCGATCCCGCGGTGATCGGCCCCGATCTCGGCTGGCGCCTCGCTTATCTCATCGGCGCGGCCATCGGCCTCGTCGTGCTCTTGATGCGGATGTGGATTCCGGAGAGTCCGCGCTGGCTGATGATCCACGGCCGTCCCGACCAGGCCCACGCCATCGTCGACGTGATCGAGCGCTCGGTGCTCGGACACGACCAGGATACGAGCGACGGGCGCTTCGCCAAGATCCGCCTGAAAATGCGGAGTCACACGCCGATCCGCGAGGTCGTGCACACGCTGTTCTCGGTCTACCGCCAGCGGGCGATGGTCGGCCTCGTGCTGATGATCGCGCAGGCTTTCTTCTACAACGCCATCTTCTTCACCTTTGCGCTGGTGTTGACAGATTTTTACGGCATCAGCGCCGATCATGTCGGCTGGTATCTGCTCCCCTTCGCCGCCGGCAATTTCCTCGGTCCGCTGCTGCTCGGTCGCCTGTTCGATACGCTCGGCCGCCGGACCATGATCATGTTCACCTATGGGACGTCTGGCCTGTTGCTCGCGCTGTCGGGTTATCTGTTCTCGATCGGCGCCTTGAGCGCGCAGGGGCAGACCATCGCCTGGATGGTGATCTTCTTCTTTGCCTCGCCCGCCGCGAGCGCCGCCTATCTCACCGTCAGCGAGACGTTTCCCTTGGAAGTCCGCGCGCTGGCGATCGCCGTATTCTATGCGGTCGGCACCGGCATCGGCGGCGTGATCGGCCCCGCGTTGTTCGGGGCGCTGATCGACACGGGATCACGCACGAGCGTGTTCGCAGGCTATTTGCTGGGGGCATTCCTGATGATCGCAGCCGCGATCGTGGCGTGGCGCTATGCCGTCTCGGCGGAGCGCAAATCGCTCGAAGAAATCGCGCGGCCGCTGGCTTCCATGGAGTAGACTATGAAATCGGAACTGGCTGAATTGGATCAAAAGCGCGCCATGGTCGACGATGAAGCGCCCGATGCGGTGCCGGTGCCTCACGCACTCGTACCGCATCTCAATGAAACAGCGATCCTGCTCGACATCGACGGTACGCTGCTCGACCTGATGCCGACGCCGCGCGAGGTGTGGGTGCCGCCAGGCCTGTCGGAAACACTGAACCGGTTGACGGAGCGCACGTCGGGCGCGCTGGCGATGGTCAGCGGCCGTTCGCTCAACGACATCGACCTGATCTTCGCGCCCGATGTCTTTCGCGCCGTCGCCGGCCACGGCGCGGAAATGCGGCTTTCCATTGACAATGAAGCCGATGCCATCAGTGCGCCGCCGCTGGACAAGGAGTTGAAGCGGCGGCTCGCGGCGGTTGCCAAGCTCAGTCCCGGCATTCTGCTCGAAGACAAGGGCTATTCGCTGGCGCTGCATTACCGCCTTGCGCCGCATGCGGAGAAGGCGATCTATGAATCCGTTTCGCTGATCCGCGCCGACCTGCCCAACGCGCCGATCGAGGTGCTGCCCGGCAAGTTCGTTTGCGAGATCAAGCATTCCGGTTTCACCAAGGCGACCGGCGTGCGCGAGTTGATGAAGCACGAGCCTTTCAAGGGGCGCCGTCCGATCTTCATCGGCG
This genomic window contains:
- the otsB gene encoding trehalose-phosphatase, which encodes MKSELAELDQKRAMVDDEAPDAVPVPHALVPHLNETAILLDIDGTLLDLMPTPREVWVPPGLSETLNRLTERTSGALAMVSGRSLNDIDLIFAPDVFRAVAGHGAEMRLSIDNEADAISAPPLDKELKRRLAAVAKLSPGILLEDKGYSLALHYRLAPHAEKAIYESVSLIRADLPNAPIEVLPGKFVCEIKHSGFTKATGVRELMKHEPFKGRRPIFIGDDVTDETVFAIMPDMNGLAFSVGRRAMGVNGHFDAPNDVRAFLARLLDDSRLE
- a CDS encoding DUF3175 domain-containing protein produces the protein MAHVRKTTHSRKTAARKSTKRAAPKRWSQRVTKESDALDLKQGVFKLTSAKKIATSLKRSAEHSARRKTGAYRSALSMLTFYINRAGKTLPQTQRTRLERAKVELKRAFGRE
- a CDS encoding HAMP domain-containing methyl-accepting chemotaxis protein; this encodes MPVKSKPTTSKLLTLRFRAKIILGFVAVLAILAVSMAFAYFGFERIQAAVASYRSSVAEADLARTVDRELIAYQGLARAYTLTGAADDETAAKAAEENLRAAIAKSAAATTGAARREQVGRLEADFKSFTKVFGEIITLTRENGKIATDELNSVGNKIRFKFDDLADTAALAGLNSVQGTAKDITSQYLAVSTSVSAFVAKPEPKTADGVTARIKFLETLLVSIYANDQKITDRVTEISNLLKQYRASFSKLTENVKVIVKLNGDMTKTAASILKLSGELRSELTADQQRIEVSANATISETERTMLMMALGGLAIGAALAWMLGNGISRPMIAMCKAMRELAAGNFDVVLPGLGRKDEIGEMAGAVEEFKVQAVAKAERDAAANEAQNKEASAARRSELIRFADDFESAVGAIVSNVSASAVQLESAASTLTRTAETTQSLSSQVADVSEQASSNMQSVATATEELSASVEEIGRQVRDSSRIAEAAVVQAKETDNRIGKLSHAAQQIGEVVKLITAIAEQTNLLALNATIEAARAGEAGRGFAVVASEVKSLASQTAKATDEISSHITGMQGATAESVAAIKEIGATIGQISSISTSIASAVEQQGAATQEIARSVQTVAQGTQTAATDIGQVNRGAAETGSASEEVLHSAKTLSSESTRLRAELDRFMGNIRAA
- a CDS encoding MFS transporter encodes the protein MELQRSPAPNDGPVVSTAAAADRIIETSIPARLDALPWSGFHTRVVLALGITWILDGLEVTLAGALSGALKQSPTLHFSNLDLGVANSAYLAGAVLGALGFGWLTDRIGRKKLFFITLALYLSATAATALSWNVASYALFRFLTGAGIGGEYTAINSTIQELVPARYRGWTDLVINGSFWIGAAMGAVAAIVLLDPAVIGPDLGWRLAYLIGAAIGLVVLLMRMWIPESPRWLMIHGRPDQAHAIVDVIERSVLGHDQDTSDGRFAKIRLKMRSHTPIREVVHTLFSVYRQRAMVGLVLMIAQAFFYNAIFFTFALVLTDFYGISADHVGWYLLPFAAGNFLGPLLLGRLFDTLGRRTMIMFTYGTSGLLLALSGYLFSIGALSAQGQTIAWMVIFFFASPAASAAYLTVSETFPLEVRALAIAVFYAVGTGIGGVIGPALFGALIDTGSRTSVFAGYLLGAFLMIAAAIVAWRYAVSAERKSLEEIARPLASME